The Pygocentrus nattereri isolate fPygNat1 chromosome 17, fPygNat1.pri, whole genome shotgun sequence genome window below encodes:
- the LOC108410839 gene encoding odorant receptor 131-2-like, which yields MCTADCNNSQTESSSLHQLQLVSSVSLRKDLSLAITQIFVWPFVYLSILMLFTFYSKQSFRTETRYILFAHTLLTDVIILLLTDFVVILSFSSVLMPLAFCIPFCMLMETVSTCTPLTITAMCVERYVAICMPLRHSAISTTSRTLTAILIIWIISSIKPFMDVFILVATVSQEYFLEPTFCYYEIMTPEQWHRTMRGIMNISHFIIILLTEFFCYLMIVLAVRTATVDKKSAAKGLRTISLHIFQLILCSLEIVYPYIETVIIELDIHLYLSLRSFNFITFSVIARAVSPLVYGLRDEKFYAALLYYIKCKQNHISSEIRGPIT from the coding sequence ATGTGCACAGCAGATTGTAATAACAGTCAGACTGAAAGCAGCAGCCTTCACCAGTTGCAGCTGGTCAGTTCTGTCTCACTGAGGAAGGACTTATCACTGGCCATAACCCAGATTTTTGTGTGGCCTTTTGTCTACCTCAGCATCCTCATGCTTTTCACCTTCTACAGCAAACAGTCCTTCAGAACTGAAACACGTTACATACTGTTTGCCCACACCTTACTGACTGACGTGATTATCCTTCTGCTTACAGATTTTGTGGTCATTCTCTCATTCAGCTCTGTGCTGATGCCATTGGCATTCTGTATTCCATTTTGCATGCTCATGGAGACAGTCTCAACATGCACACCTCTAACCATCACTGCAATGTGTGTGGAGCGCTATGTGGCCATCTGCATGCCACTGAGACACAGTGCTATATCCACCACCAGCAGAACTCTTACTGCTATCCTTATCATCTGGATCATAAGCTCCATTAAGCCATTTATGGATGTGTTTATCCTTGTTGCAACTGTTTCACAAGAATATTTTTTAGAGCCTACCTTCTGTTATTATGAGATTATGACACCAGAGCAATGGCATCGCACAATGAGAGGTATAATGAATATTAGtcattttatcataattttacTCACGGAGTTCTTTTGCTATTTGATGATTGTGCTTGCTGTCCGGACAGCCACTGTTGACAAGAAATCAGCAGCTAAAGGTTTGCGTACCATCTCACTACATATATTTCAGCTTATCCTGTGCAGTCTTGAGATCGTTTATCCCTACATTGAAACTGTTATTATAGAGCTAGATATACATTTATATCTGTCACTCCGCTCTTTCAACTTTATTACATTCAGTGTCATCGCTAGGGCAGTTAGTCCACTTGTGTATGGCCTAAGAGATGAAAAGTTTTATGCTGCCCTACTATACTacatcaaatgtaaacaaaatcatatcTCATCTGAAATCAGAGGACCAATCACATAA